A window of Kyrpidia spormannii genomic DNA:
ACCGCCGCCTCGGCGTCCGAGAGGGCGAGAATCGGCCCGTATCCCGGTTCCACCTCTTTGGTGACCTCGATCATCTCCCGCAGAACGCCGGGCTTCAGCCCCGTCATCACCCCGGCCTGGCCGAGCATGGATTTTTCCATGAGCGCATTGCACGGACAAACGGTGACGCAGTGCCCGCAAGATACACAGGAGGATTGGTCGATGGGTACGCCCCCGTCCCACACCACCCGGGGACGCTCCAGGCTCCAGTCGATAGAGAGAGTTTCGTTGACCTGGAGATTCTGGCATGCCTCGACACATCGGCCGCACAGAATGCATTGGTTGGGGTCATACCGGTAAAAGGGATTCGATGCATCCACTTCGTAAGGTTTGGGGGAAAAGGGTTCGCGCTGATGCTGTACCCCCAGTTGTTTCACCGTATTATGCACGACACAGTTGCCGTTGTTGTTGTCGCACACCGTGCAGTACAACTCGTGGTTCACAAGGATGCGATCCATCGCTTCGAGCCGCGCCAGGCGCACCCGTTCCGACCGGGTGTCGATCCGCATCCCCTCAGTCACCTTGACACCGCAGGAACGGACCAATTCGCCATCGATCTCCACCAGACAGGTGTCACAGGTCTGAATGGGACCCAGGCTCGGGTGATAACACACATGGGGGATCTCCTCCCCCTGCTCCAACAGAACCTCCAGCACCGTCCGGTCCAGACGACCCCGTCGCACCTCCCCGTTCACGTGAACGACCACCCCCGAAACCTCCCGGGTGATCCCATCCGCCCGCTCTGCCATTGTCTCGTCCCCCTTTGACCCATCAAAAAACCATCGCAACGATCGGCTGTCGGCCGGTACACTCCCCATGCACCTCAGCCATATTCCGATTCATCGCGATGGTTAGTCACCAGCACTCCTTCGGTACCGTGTTCCAACCGGTATACCCTTGTTTGCTGATCCAACCCGTGACCTATAATTCATTCATCCGGGTCCCTCCATCGATAGGCCGATCAAAAACGAATACTGAAACCACCTCATCCTGATCGACGTCAATATCGGTGAACAATTTTACAAAATTCGCACCCACCAAAGCCTCCATGTCCACGGGACGCGTTTGTTGGTATAATTCTTTAATCATGTGCGTTCTCGCCTGCCAAATCATCATCCGTCCCTGATCGGTGCGCGCAATAAATCGCTCAACCGGGCTGAGGCTCCCGGCCATGTGGGCGATGGCCCAGTTTCCAAAAAAGGTCACCTTGATCTTTTCCGGCCCCTTGCCGATATGGTTTTTCCGATAGGCCCGCACCAAATTCGCGAACGCTTGCTCGCGATCCCGCCGCGACTCCTCCATCCTTTCATCCCCCGCAAAAACAATGTAGCATTATTCTAAGAACGGAGTCAACCAAACAGCTCCGGCCGCTTGGCGTGAACAAAGAGGTCCGCACGCCGGCGTGCTGGGAATCTAAAGCGAGGAGATCTTCATGGCGGAAAACGTCCGCTCGTATAAAGCCAAAAAAATCACTCTCGGTCACGTCCAAGAGTTCGACGATACGGTGGCGGTGGAAACACCGCTCACTCTCTATGTGAACGACGAGGAATTCGTGACCCTGGTCTGCACCCCCGACTGTGTGGAGGAGCTTATTATCGGCTTTCTCGCCTCGGAAGGGCTAATCCGGGGCCCGGAAGACATTCAATCTCTCACCATGGACGCCTCGGACGGCATCGTGTGGGCGTCACTGCCCAGGCTGTCGACACCCGCCCGGAGGATGTTCGGAAAACGGATCCTCACCAGTTGCTGCGGCCGAGGGCGGACTTCATTTTATTTTTTCAACGACGCCCGCACCGCCCGGAAGATCATCGGCACCTGGACCGTGTCCCCGGAAGCCTGTTTTAGAGCCATGGCTTCTTTGCAGCAGGCATCCCAGCTTTTTCACGCCACCGGAGGCATCCATCACGCGGCTTTGGCACAATCTTCCGGGGATCTCGTCGCTGTCCGCGCGGACGTCGGACGGCACAACACGCTCGACAAACTGTACGGCTGGGCCCTCAGGGAAAAGTTTGACGCGACTCAGGTCATGGTGGTGTTCAGCGGCCGCGTCTCCTCGGAGGTGCTGTTGAAGGTCGCCAAGATGGGCGCGCCGATCCTGCTCTCCAAATCGGCCCCGACAGACCTCGGCTTACGCCTGGCCGATGAACTCGGAGTGACGGTGGCAGGGTTTCTTCGGGGGAATGGGATGAATGTCTACACCCACGCCGAACGAATCACCGATGAGAATGTGACCAAATGACGAAAACTTATTGACAAAAATCAAAATCCCGATTATAATAATCAGCGTCAATGTGCAGAATGAGAAGACCGTTTAGCGGTTGGTACACGGTACCCTCGTGCTGGTGGCTAGCCGCCACAACTTCGGGATCGTTTCCCTGGATCCCGGTTGTGGCGGCTTTTCTCATTCATGACGGCTTTATCCGTTTTAATCTTACAAAGGGGGAAACTGGAATGAATAGTTCAAAAAATCGCTGGATCATCGCCCTGCTCAGCTCCAATTGATCGCCTTCCTGTATATGCCGTCTCTTCACCAGGCACTGTTGTTTGAAGTCCTACTTTTCGCCATCATTTCCTGCTACGGCGGCGGCTTCGCCTCGATTCCGGCCTACATCGGAGACCTGTTCGGCACCAAGCAATTGGGCGCCATACACGGGTACATTTTGACGGCCTGGTCAGCGGCGGGCATCGTCGGTCCCATGGTGGTGGCAGCGATCAAAGATGCCACGAAATCCTACGACGCCACCTTCTACGTCTTCGCCGGCCTTTTGGCTGTCGCCTTGGCCGTTTCGCTCTGGATTCGCTTGGAGATCCGGGTTTTGCGCCAGGCGAATGAGTCCCAGCCGACGCACACGAATCCTATCTCCTCGGCGGAAAACTAAATCCACGCCCCAGAGCTGGGGCACAAAAAACCCCCTCGCCGTTCGGGTGAGGGGGTCCGGTATATCCGGTTATCCTCGATTATCAAAGTAGTGGATAATAAGTGCCATTACGATCACGAACCCCGTTTACTCATCTGGGAGCCCGCATAGGCCGACAAAACCGCCACGACGATACCGACGATGATACTGTTCCACATCGCCCCGACGTTCTGGCTGAAGTTGAAGACCCAAGGTGATACGATGAACCACAGCCCCAGCAATGCACTCAGCCATGCCGTCCAAGCCGCTTGACTCATCTGAATCCCTCCTTGGCTCAACTCGCCCGGGTCTCGACCGGGAACCCGAGCTGCCTTTATTATAGCGTATTTTCCGACCGGAAGCAACAAAAATATACTTGTAAATCCATTTCTCGGGTGGTCGTCCTGACCTGGCGGCCGAAAGCCGGGATGCCCCGGTGCAACCCGGGACATCCCCTCAGGCCAAGGCCAAACTTTTTTCGATCGTACCACCGCCAACCACGTCCTCGCCCCGGTAAAACACCACCGCCTGCCCCGGGGTCACCGCCCGCTGAGGCTCATCGAACTCCACCCGGACCCGCCCTTCCTCTTCGGGGTAAAGGGTGGCCGCAGCTTCTGGGGCCCCGTAACGAATCTTCGCGTTCACCCGGGTCGGACCGTCCGGCCGGGGAAGGGAGACCCAATTCACCTTCGAAGCCACGAGGCCCGCCGCAAACACCCGCTCCCTGGGCCCTAACACCACCCGATTGCGCTCTGGCTGAATATCCACCACATATACGGGATGACCCACCGCCACCCCCAAGCCCTTTCGCTGGCCGATGGTGTAGAAAGGAACCCCTTCGTGCCGACCGACCACATGCCCTTCGGTGTCGACAAAATCCCCCGGCGCTACGGCTGAATCCCCCATCCTCCGACGGAGAAATTCTCCGTAATCCCCGTTCGGGACGAAACAGATGTCCTGGCTCTCCGCCTTGTTCGCCACCCGGAGCCCAAATTCCCTCGCCATCTCCCGAACCTCCGACTTCTCGTACTCCCCGAGGGGGAACAAGGTCCGGGCGAGCTGTTCCTGAGTCAGGTGATACAGGACATAGGTCTGGTCTTTTCGCCGGTCCTCCGCCTTGCGCAACACATAGCGACCCCGGGATTCGTCGTACAGTACCCGGGCGTAATGTCCCGTGGCCAGGTAGTCCGCCCCGAGATCCAACGCCTGCTCGAGGAGCAGGTCGTACTTCATATACATGTTGCACGCAATGCAGGGGTTCGGCGTCCGTCCCCGCTTGTATTCGTCTTCAAAATACTGAATGACCCGTTTTTCGAAAGCCTCGCGGTAATTGACGGCGTAAAAAGGAATCCCCAGCGTCTGACAGACCCGCCGGGCGTCGCTCACATCATCCACCGAGCAGCACCCCCGGCCGGAAGAAGTCTCTTCTCCCCCCCGCAGCCGCATGGTAATTCCGATCACATCGTATCCTCGTTCCTTGAGCAGGGCGGCGGTGACCGAACTGTCCACGCCGCCGCTCATGGCTACCACCACGGTCCCCTTATCCATGGCCACCGGGCCGGACCAATCGCCGGGCGATCCGCCCCACCGCGCGTCCGGCCTCCCGCACCTCCTCCTCTGTGGTTTGTATCGAAAAGCTAAAACGCAAGGAACTTCGCACCACCGCGTCCCCGAGGCCCATCGCCTGCAGTACATGGGAGGGCTCTAAAGACCCGGAAGTACACGCCGAACCGCTCGACGCCGCAATTCCGTGCAAATCGAGATTCATCAACAAGGTCTCCGCCGAAACCCCGGGAAACGCGACATTGAGGATGGCGGGAATGCCGTCTTCCGGGGAGTGAACCAGGACCTGGCCAAACTCCTCCCGGACTGCACCGAGAAAAATTTCTCTCAACCGAGCCGCGTGGTCCAAACCCGCAGTTCGCCTCGCCTTGAGCCAGGCTGCCGCCGCGCCAAATCCGACGATGCCCGGGACATTCTCCGTGCCCGCCCGTCTCCCCCGTTCCTGGGTTCCGCCGTACAGGAGCGGCACCCAGGGAGTGCCCTTCCGGACATAGAGCGCGCCGATCCCTTGGGGCCCGTGCAGTTTGTGGGCGGACACGGACAGCAGATCACAGCCGACCGCATCCACCTCCACCGGGAGCCACGGCACTGCCTGGACCGCATCGGTGTGAAAAAGGATGCCCCGCTCCTTGGCCAATGCGCCGATATCCCGCACGGGCTGAACCGCCCCGGTTTCGTTGTTCACCCACATGACGCTGACTAAAACCGTGTCCGGCCGAAGCGCCCTGGCCACGTCTTCGGCCCCCACAACACCCCTTGGCCCCGGATGGACATAGGTGACCTCAAACCCCCACTCCTCCAAGTGCCGAGCAGTGTACAACACCGCATGGTGCTCGATGGCCGTGGTCACCACGTGCCGACCTCGGTCCCGCAGAGCCAAAACGGCACCGACTAACGCGGCGTTGTCCGCCTCCGTGCCTCCGCTGGTGAACACCACTTCTGCCGCAGTGGCGCCAATCAGCGCCGCCACCGCCTCCCGGGCATCCTCCACAGCCGCCTTGGCTCTGCGGCCGAACTCGTGAATACTCGACGGATTCCCCACCCGTTCTTCCAAGTGGCGGGCCATGGCTTCCCGCACTTCCGGCAGCACGAAGGTGGTCGCCGCGTGGTCCAAATAGATGGCCCTCATCGGCTCCACCTCACTTGTTTTTCTTAAATGTAGTACATCAAACCGTCATCTGTGCCCTGGCGCATCATCTCCGCGAGATCAACCAGGGTCGTTCGGTCCAACACGGCATTGATGGCATCCCGCACTTCATCCCACAGCCGGCGAAGACCCGTCGGTTCATCTTCCACCACGGTGATGGGGCCCTCCAGAACCCGGACGATATCCCCGGCCGTAATCTCCTGGGCGGGTTTGGCAAGCACATACCCCCCGTACGCGCCGCGGATACTTTTGACAAGCCCGGCGTTGCGCAGAGGCGCAATCAACTGCTCCAGATAATGTTCCGACAGATTCTGGCGCTCGGCGATGGATTTCAGGGACACCGGCTGGTCCCCACTGTTGATCGCTAAATCCACCATCAACGTAATCCCGTAACGACCTCGGGTCGACAATTTCATGGAGTCCCACTCCCTTCGACTTGATGCTTTCCCTCGCCCGTGATCTTCTCGCCCGCCTCCCCCCTCTTTTCGCCCGGGGACTGCTCTTCTTTCCAGCGCGCGGCCATGAAACGAGCGATTTGCTGCTCGTGGCCCTGATCGCTGGGCCGGTAATACCGCCGGGGTGCAATTCCCGGAGGCAGATAGGACTGTTCCACCCAGTGGCCAGGATAATCGTGGGGATAGAGATACCCTTCTCCGTGACCCATGGCCTTTGCTCCGCTATAATGGGCATCCCGGAGATGGCGGGGGACAGTCAGGTCCAGCCCTTTCCCGACATCTGCCAACGCTTTCTCCAGCGCCATATAACTGGCATTGCTCTTTGGCGCCGTGGCCAAATAGGTCGTGGCCTGAGCGAGGGGGATCCTCCCTTCGGGCATGCCGAGCCACTGGACCGCTTGAAAAGCCGACACCGCCACCACCAGTCCCTGTGGATCGGCGTTCCCAATGTCTTCGCTGGCCAGAATCACCAACCGCCGTGCGATAAACAGCGGGTCCTCCCCCGCCTTGAGCATTTTCGCCAACCACAACAGCGCCGCGTCGGGGTCTGAACCCCGGACCGATTTAATGAAGGCGGAAATGGTGTCATAATGGACGTCCCCTTCCCGATCGTAAACCACCGCCCGGCGCTGAATGGACGCCTCCGCCACCTCCAGCGTGACAACAATCCGGCCCCGGTCGTCCGGAGCGGTCGTCAAGGCGGCTAGCTCCAGGGCGCTTAGCAGCCTGCGGGCGTCTCCTTCACAATAGCGCACCCAGTGATCCAATGCCTCCTCCCGCACCTCCAGAGGCATCGTACCCAGCCCCCGTTCTTTATCCGCAATGGCCCGCCTCGCGATCGTTTTTAAGTCTTCCGGACCGAGCGGGTGCAGGGCGAACACTTGGGAGCGGGACAGGAGCGCCTTGTTGACCTCAAAATACGGATTTTCCGTGGTCGCCCCGATGAGGATGATCAGCCCGTCCTCGACGTGAGGCAGCAGGGCATCCTGCTGGGCCTTATTGAAACGATGGATCTCGTCGATAAACAATGTGGTTTTCTGCCCATACATCCCCAAACGTTCCCGGGCGTCATCCACGATTCGTCTTAAATCCGCTACCCCCGCGGTCACGGCGCTAAGGGTGACGAAAGCAGAGCGGGTGTACCCCGCGATCAGCCGAGCCAGGGTCGTTTTACCCACGCCCGGAGGTCCGTAAAAGATCACCGAAGTGAGTCGGTCCGCCTCAATGGCTCGACGAAGAAGGGTGCCAGGGCCCACCACATCCTCCTGGCCCACGAGTTCGTCAAGGGTCGCCGGACGCATGCGGGCCGCCAGAGGAGCGTTCATCCGTTTCTCCTGCTCAGCGCGATAGGAAAACAGATCCATTTTCCGCCCTTCTTTCACCCGTAACTTCATCATTATACTCTACTTTCCAACATAAAAAAACAACGGGCCCTCGCCCGTTTTCGATGATCCTTCATATATGGGGTAAGAGCCCTGCCATGCCGTGTCCCTGAGTTTTGAACCTGCCCTCGGCAGGTGGGTGACCTGCGTCACGGTTTACATGTCCACCCGAAGATGGCTTATGCGCTCCGCGCCGACCCCGGTCTCCCTTTTAAACGGTGTTGGCTCAAAACTTCACGATAGATCACTAACACAGAAGGGCCCAAACCTACGGATCGTCGCGGTATCGCGAGCTCGCCCGCTCGCTCTCCGCATCTTTATGGTACCACAGCACTTCACACTGTGCAATGGAGAAATTCTCCGTCACGGACTCTTGTCCGGCCTATTGTCGGGCCGTCACGCCATCCGGCCGGATGTGCAACTCCCGCCACTGCTCTTCCGAGATCTCCGAAGGAGCACCGGTCAAGAGGCACGAGGCGCTGGCCGTTTTCGGGAAAGCAATACACTCCCGAATGGAGGACTTCCCCGCCATAAGCATCACGACCCGGTCGAATCCGAAAGCCATTCCCCCGTGGGGAGGGGCCCCGTATTCAAAGGCCTCCAACAAAAAGCCGAATTTCTCCCGAGCCTCTTCCATCGAGAACCCGAGGGTCCGGAACATCGCCTCCTGGATCTCCCGGCGATAAATGCGCAGACTGCCGCCTCCGATCTCATAACCATTGAGCACCATGTCGTAAGCCTGAGCCCGTACCCGCCCCGGGTCTCGTTCCATCAAATCCACATCTTCCCAGCGAGGCATCGTGAAGGGATGATGTTCCGCCACCCATCGTTTTTCCTCTTCATCATAGCTAAACAGCGGAAAATCGGTGATCCATGCGAAGGCGAAAGACCCGTCGTCGATCAGCCCGAGTCTGCGCCCCAAATGTAACCGCAGTTGCCCCAGCACCTCCGCGCAGATCTCCGGCCGGTCGGCCACAAAAATAAGCAGGTCCCCGGCCTCGGCGCCAAGCTCCCGGCGGATGGCGGCGAGTTCCTCGTCGGTGAAAAATTTGGCGATCGGGGATTTGACGCCTTCATCGGTAATGACCATCCACGCCAGGCCCTTAGCCCCCAGCTGTCCGGCCAGTGCCCCCAAATCGTCGATTTCCTTGCGACTGAACCCTCCGCATCCCTTGGCGTTGAGCCCGCGCACCGCCCCACCGGAATTCACCGCGCTCTGAAACACCCGAAATCCACAGGTTTTAACCGTCTCCGTCACGTCCCGAATCTCCAGACCGAACCGCAAGTCCGGTTTATCTGAGCCGTACCGGAGCATCGCTTCATCATAGGGTATCCGCCGAAACGGGAGTGGAACCGTCACGCCGAGCAGTTCCTGAAACAACTCCGCCATCATCCGCTCCATCAATTCCTGGAACTCCGCCAGGGGCATAAAGGACATTTCAATATCGATCTGGGTAAACTCGGGCTGGCGATCCGCCCGGAGATCTTCATCCCGGAAACACCGCACGATCTGAAAATACCGTTCGAACCCCGAGACCATCAACAGTTGCTTGAACAGCTGAGGGGACTGGGGCAGGGCATAGAATTGTCCGGGGTGCACCCGGCTGGGGACGAGATAATCCCTGGCCCCTTCTGGCGTCCTGCGGGTCAACATGGGGGTCTCGATTTCCATGAACCCGTGGCGGTCCAAGAACCGCCGGACCAGTTGCATGGCCCGGTGCCGCAGCAAAAACGTCCGCTGCATCTCCGGCCGCCGCAAATCCAAGTATCGAAACCGCAAACGCACCGACTCATCCACATCGATGCCGTCCTCAATCGGAAAGGGGGTCGGCTTCGACCGGTTGAGCAATTCCACCTCCCGGGCCCTCACTTCGATGGTCCCCGTCTCCAAATTCGGATTGACGGTATCCGGATCCCGGGCCACCACATCCCCCCGCACGCTGATCACATATTCGTTGCGCACGAGATCCGCCACCGCAAAGGCAGCCTCTCCAAACTCTGGACTCGACACCACTTGAACGATTCCACTGCGGTCCCGCAGATCCAGAAAAATCACTCCACCCAGATCCCGCCGCCGCTGGACCCAGCCGCTGAGAACCACCTCCCGGCCTATGTCGGACTCGCTTAGCCGTCCGCACATCGCGGTGCGCGTTAACGATTCCTTACCTGCCTGTGCCATGCTCGGTCTCCTTCCACCATGACTCCAATTCCAGAGCGGGCAGCTCTCGTTGTTCACCGCCCGTCAAATCCTTCACGATCACTACCCCCCGTCGCCGTTCCTCCTCTCCGAGGATGAGGGCCCACCGGGCACCCAGTCGGTCCGCCGCCTTCAACTGGGCTTTGAGGCTTTTCCCTTCGAACCCCCGCTCCGCCCGACAGCCCAAGGCCCGCAGGCGGCGCAGCCACCCCGTCAGCTCCACCGACGCCTCATCCCCGAGAGCGATGCCGAACACATCCACACCGGCTTCTGAGGCCCCCTCGCCCCGACGCTGCTCAAGGGCCAAGATCAAGCGCTCCAACCCGGCGGCAAATCCGATCCCGGGCACCGAAGGGCCTCCCAGCTCCTCCACCAACCCGTTGTAACGGCCTCCGCCCAGCACCGTGCCCTGGGCCCCGATTCCTTCTTCCACCACTTCGAAGGCTGTGCGGGTATAATAATCGAGACCCCTGACTAGCCGGGGGTTGATCTCGTAGGCAATGCCGGCGGCGTCGAGATGGCGGTGCAACCCCTCATCATGAGCCCGGCACTCGTCGCACAACGCCTCCCCGATCCTGGGCGCCCTCTGGGCGAGAGCCTTGCAGGTCTCCCGCTTACAATCGAGTAGCCGCAATGGGTTGCGTTCCAATCGGCCCTGGCAATCCTCACACAGCTGTTCTCGCAACGGTCGGTAGTACGCCAGCAGGCGCTCCCGGTACACCGGCCGGCACTGGGAACAGCCCACGCTATTCAATTCCAGCCGCAGTCCTTTCAAACCGATATCTTCCACAAAATCCAGGCCCAGGGCAATCACCTCGGCGTCCACGGCCGGGTCCGCCACCCCGAACACTTCGACCCCGAACTGGTGAAACTGGCGCTGCCGTCCAGCCTGAGGTCGCTCATAACGAAACATCGGGCCGAGATAAAACCATTTGACGGGCTGTGGCCCACCGTAAAACTTGTGCTCCACATAAGCCCGAACGGCCCCTGCCGTGCCTTCCGGGCGCAGGGTCATGCTGCGGCCGCCGCGATCATTAAACGTGTACATCTCTTTTTCCACGATATCGGTGTTTTCCCCGACCCCCCGCTGAAACAACTCCGTGTGCTCCAGAATCGGGGTACGCACCTCGGAAAAACCGTATCGTGCACAAATTCGCCGGGCCGCCTCCTCGATCTCATGCCACAGGGACGCCTCCTGGGGCAGGATGTCGTGCATCCCCCGCGGTCGCTGTGTCAACACCCCGAATCCCTCCTTCGCCACGGAAGACGGGGCCAGCCCGTCCCCCACACGCAAACAAAAAACCCGCCCCGGGGCGCAGGGACGGGACTGACATCCACCTGCCACTCAGCATCATGATAGCGAACAGGCCGACCCAACGTCAAGAAACTGGGCGCCGGCATTCCCGAAAGTGGACAGGAATCTATAGTCAATCCATCTCCGCTGTGCTACACTGATCCCAGTTTTGCGTCGCATTGCGACAGTCTCTGCCAGAAAGCGGGTTGCGCACATTATGGGCAAACGATTCGCCATCATCGTCGGGACCCGTCCGGAAATCATCAAGATGGCACCGGTGATTCGGGAATGTGAGAGGAGAAAGGTCGACTATCGCCTGGTCCACAGTGGCCAACATTACGACCACGCCATGGATCGGGCGATTTTTGAACAATTCCAACTTCCCGATCCTCACGTCAATCTGCGGGTGGGATCCGGACGGCACGGCGAAGTCACGGCACGCATCTTGGAACGATTCGAGGCGTACATCCTGCAAGAAGACATTCGGGCCGTCCTCGTGCACGGCGATACGAACACCACCTTGGCGGGCGCCTTGGCAGCCGCGAAACTCAACCTCCCCATCGGTCACGTGGAGGCGGGGTTGCGAAGTTTCGACCGCACCATGCCCGAGGAGGTCAATCGGGTTCTCGCGGATCACGTCGCCACCCATCTTTTTGCCCCTACCCCTGCGGCGGTGGACAACCTTCGGGCTGAGGGAATCGAAAATGGGGTCTACTTAACCGGCCAAACTGCTGCGGACGCCATTGAGTTCCTCCGGCCGGGCTTGGCGGAACATCCGATCTTGAACGAACTTCATCTCAAACCGGGCGCGTACGTGTATCTGACGCTGCACCGGCAGGAGAATACGGACCACCGGGAACGCATGGATCTTTTGATCCAAGGGATCGAGAGGGTCGGAAAAGAACTCGGCTTCACCATCGTCTGCGCCCTTCACCCCCGAACCCGGGGGCGGCTGATCGAATACGGCTGGCTCGACCGATTCTACGGCATCCCGGGGATACGAGTGGTCTACCCCCCGGTGGACGTTTTTGCTTCTTTGGCCCTACAGTCCCAGGCGGCCGTCGTGCTCACCGACAGCGGAGGACTCCAAGAGGAAGCGTGTATGCTCGGCGTCCCCTGCGTCACGCTGCGGGAGAACACCGAGCGACCGGAAACTTTAGCCATCGGATCCAATCGCTTGGCGGGATACCATCCGGACACCATCGTTGAGGCGGTGTCAATGATGGCCCGGGCTCCCCGGGGGTGGACACACCCGTACGGGGA
This region includes:
- the wecB gene encoding non-hydrolyzing UDP-N-acetylglucosamine 2-epimerase — protein: MGKRFAIIVGTRPEIIKMAPVIRECERRKVDYRLVHSGQHYDHAMDRAIFEQFQLPDPHVNLRVGSGRHGEVTARILERFEAYILQEDIRAVLVHGDTNTTLAGALAAAKLNLPIGHVEAGLRSFDRTMPEEVNRVLADHVATHLFAPTPAAVDNLRAEGIENGVYLTGQTAADAIEFLRPGLAEHPILNELHLKPGAYVYLTLHRQENTDHRERMDLLIQGIERVGKELGFTIVCALHPRTRGRLIEYGWLDRFYGIPGIRVVYPPVDVFASLALQSQAAVVLTDSGGLQEEACMLGVPCVTLRENTERPETLAIGSNRLAGYHPDTIVEAVSMMARAPRGWTHPYGDGRASIRILDIFLAE